One Micromonospora sp. FIMYZ51 genomic window carries:
- the rpsF gene encoding 30S ribosomal protein S6, whose product MRHYEIMVILDPSLEERTVAPSLDTYLNVIRTAGGSVEKTDVWGRRRLAYEINKKAEGIYAVVDLQATPEAVAELDRQLRLNESVLRTKVIRPEMR is encoded by the coding sequence TTGCGTCATTACGAGATCATGGTGATCCTCGACCCCAGCCTCGAGGAGCGCACCGTCGCCCCGTCGCTCGACACGTACCTGAACGTGATCAGGACCGCGGGTGGCTCGGTGGAGAAGACCGACGTGTGGGGCCGCCGGCGCCTCGCGTACGAGATCAACAAGAAGGCCGAGGGCATCTACGCCGTCGTCGACCTCCAGGCGACGCCGGAGGCCGTGGCTGAGCTGGACCGCCAACTCCGGCTCAACGAGTCCGTGCTGCGCACCAAGGTCATCCGGCCGGAGATGCGCTAA